One segment of Pseudodesulfovibrio sp. 5S69 DNA contains the following:
- a CDS encoding sulfotransferase, translated as MLSNLLSQHPNVHVLIDSMLFQKTKRAYEMFEKRCFVDRRLPDVDAPLTYLQAKYVLSIVMFWLLEIQYDMPFRDDVYGSWLPTYQQRIDPYPLLKEARTRALTLRDILDAVYFQLLGEIDPAVTCFGEKTPSNSLFCDWVAAAYPEARIILNMRSPLKNIASIRNRSVDRDLDAAIELYLRFYACLERIMDLPQVRILRHEELLADLEGTGKSLFAHVGVEPMGFRTEFKPILRKDYVGTTVTSDRDRKLGEAFDDKEKDIIRRRCEKAFRRFYPKEL; from the coding sequence TTGCTTTCGAACCTGTTGTCGCAGCACCCCAACGTGCACGTGCTCATCGACAGCATGCTCTTCCAGAAGACCAAGCGCGCCTACGAGATGTTCGAGAAGCGCTGCTTCGTGGACCGGCGCCTGCCGGATGTGGACGCGCCGCTGACCTATCTCCAGGCCAAGTACGTCCTCTCCATCGTTATGTTTTGGCTTCTGGAGATTCAGTACGACATGCCCTTCCGGGACGACGTCTACGGCTCGTGGCTGCCGACCTACCAGCAGCGCATCGACCCGTATCCCTTGCTCAAGGAAGCCAGGACACGGGCCCTGACCCTGCGGGACATCCTGGACGCGGTCTATTTTCAGCTGCTTGGCGAGATCGACCCGGCGGTAACCTGCTTCGGCGAGAAGACCCCGTCCAATTCGCTGTTCTGCGACTGGGTGGCCGCGGCCTATCCCGAGGCCAGAATCATCCTGAACATGCGCAGCCCGCTGAAGAACATCGCCTCCATTCGCAACCGGTCCGTGGACCGCGATCTCGACGCGGCCATCGAGCTCTACCTGCGCTTCTACGCCTGCCTTGAGCGGATCATGGACCTGCCGCAGGTGCGGATTCTCCGCCACGAGGAGCTTCTGGCCGATCTCGAAGGGACCGGGAAGTCGCTTTTCGCGCATGTCGGCGTCGAGCCCATGGGCTTTCGGACGGAATTCAAGCCCATCCTGCGCAAGGATTACGTGGGCACGACCGTGACCAGCGACCGGGACAGGAAGCTCGGCGAGGCCTTCGACGACAAGGAAAAGGACATCATCAGACGCCGTTGCGAAAAGGCCTTCCGGCGTTTTTACCCGAAAGAGCTCTGA
- a CDS encoding radical SAM protein, which produces MKRYEAERQFEALVERFVSQAVYCREPGEESPYFPAQVHIEPTNSCNLRCTHCHHYRDEHGRNKYTRKLGLMDVDLFRKILDEIGPLGCSVTLNVQGEPLLHPRIVEMVRIAKGHGIYLSLLTNATRLTRELTTRFLDAGLDRMVFSFDACTKDVYESVRINSKFEPTIANILDFLNENELRGHPTHVCVSGVQQSRTMPHTEEYRTYFGKLPVDKIFLNPMLNLCGVSGTADEIDMARYMDIAPQDRPVCRISWENLVVNWDGLVSPCPVDVNVLAPVGDANTERLQDIWNGERMREFRRAHLTRDYSAIEKNGPVCSACNCLFDEEYDLFKFQGYAVKAIARAAIHHAHHLAQGAAEAGADDEARAAFLRSEREKYPREDPA; this is translated from the coding sequence ATGAAACGATATGAAGCGGAAAGGCAGTTCGAGGCTCTGGTGGAGCGGTTCGTCTCCCAGGCCGTGTATTGCCGCGAACCCGGCGAGGAGAGCCCGTACTTTCCCGCCCAGGTCCACATAGAACCGACCAATTCCTGCAACCTGCGCTGTACCCATTGCCACCATTACCGGGACGAGCACGGCAGGAACAAGTATACCCGCAAGCTCGGGCTCATGGACGTGGACCTGTTCAGGAAGATCCTGGACGAGATCGGCCCCCTGGGCTGCTCAGTCACCCTGAACGTCCAGGGCGAACCCCTGCTGCATCCCCGTATCGTGGAAATGGTCCGCATAGCCAAGGGCCACGGCATCTATCTCTCGCTACTGACCAATGCCACCCGGCTGACCCGGGAGCTGACCACCCGGTTCCTCGACGCCGGGCTGGACCGCATGGTCTTTTCCTTCGACGCCTGCACCAAGGACGTCTACGAGTCGGTGCGGATCAACTCCAAGTTCGAGCCGACCATCGCCAACATACTCGACTTCCTGAACGAGAACGAACTGCGCGGCCACCCCACGCACGTCTGCGTCTCCGGGGTGCAACAGAGCCGGACCATGCCGCACACCGAGGAGTACCGGACGTACTTCGGCAAGCTCCCGGTGGACAAGATCTTCCTCAACCCCATGCTCAACCTGTGCGGGGTGTCCGGCACGGCCGACGAGATCGACATGGCCCGGTACATGGACATCGCCCCGCAGGACCGTCCGGTCTGCCGCATCAGCTGGGAGAATCTGGTGGTCAACTGGGACGGCCTGGTCTCGCCCTGCCCGGTGGACGTCAATGTGCTCGCCCCGGTGGGCGACGCCAACACCGAGCGGCTCCAGGACATCTGGAATGGCGAGCGCATGCGGGAGTTCCGACGGGCGCACCTGACGCGCGACTATTCGGCCATCGAAAAGAACGGCCCGGTGTGCAGCGCCTGCAACTGCCTGTTCGACGAGGAGTATGACCTCTTCAAGTTCCAGGGGTACGCGGTCAAGGCCATCGCCCGCGCCGCAATCCATCATGCGCATCACCTGGCGCAGGGTGCGGCCGAGGCCGGGGCGGACGATGAGGCGCGTGCCGCGTTCCTCCGCTCCGAGCGCGAGAAATACCCTCGCGAGGACCCGGCGTGA
- a CDS encoding acylneuraminate cytidylyltransferase family protein, producing MTRQPVLTIIPAKAHSRRVPGKNMRCVGGVPLMVRAVEQARTSGVCGLIHVATDDEGIAALAREAGADVPFLRRDDVDDVTSVGRAAANALRRYREELGARFDYVCLLLATSPLRAPEDIVGCRDLLLADPGLDAAGSVVQAEKHPAWAWTVDAAGRMVSLFPELRDMEREDLPPAYFYDGAVYWAKADFFESVDGNQYRGGIAPYVMPPERAVDVDTPLDLALADLLARKEDAPC from the coding sequence ATGACGCGGCAACCCGTACTGACCATCATACCGGCCAAAGCCCATTCGCGCAGGGTGCCGGGCAAGAACATGCGCTGCGTGGGGGGCGTGCCCCTGATGGTCCGCGCTGTGGAGCAGGCCCGCACCTCGGGTGTGTGCGGCCTGATCCACGTGGCCACCGACGACGAAGGCATCGCGGCCTTGGCCCGTGAGGCCGGGGCGGACGTGCCGTTCCTGCGCCGGGACGACGTGGACGACGTGACCTCGGTGGGCCGCGCCGCGGCTAACGCCCTACGCCGCTACCGCGAGGAACTGGGCGCGCGCTTCGATTACGTCTGCCTGCTGTTGGCGACCTCGCCCCTGCGCGCACCGGAGGACATCGTCGGCTGTCGGGATTTGCTGCTGGCCGATCCCGGGCTGGACGCCGCCGGGAGCGTGGTCCAGGCCGAGAAGCACCCGGCCTGGGCGTGGACCGTCGACGCCGCCGGCCGGATGGTCTCCCTGTTCCCCGAACTGCGCGACATGGAGCGCGAGGACTTGCCCCCGGCATATTTCTACGACGGGGCGGTCTACTGGGCCAAGGCCGATTTCTTCGAGTCCGTGGACGGCAACCAGTATCGGGGCGGGATTGCCCCCTACGTCATGCCGCCGGAGCGGGCGGTGGACGTGGACACTCCGCTGGACCTAGCCCTGGCCGACCTGCTCGCCCGCAAGGAGGACGCCCCATGCTGA
- a CDS encoding PIG-L deacetylase family protein, which produces MLMLDRNAPVLVVAAHHDDEVLGCGGTMARLAEAGHPVVSAVLGQGAVCRESAMDASEREAVEAMMARQAAAAARVLGAKFVQTGMFPDNAFDSVPLLDIVRCVESVIERVRPQLILTHHGGDLNVDHRLTARAVQTAARPLPGSGVRTILAFEVLSSTEWTPVEEPGFRPDVFVDVAARLDRKIEAMGCYESELQAFPHPRSEGGIRHLAGFRGGSAGLAAAEGFALVRSVPVFGFSKAEEGV; this is translated from the coding sequence ATGCTGATGCTGGACAGGAACGCGCCGGTACTCGTCGTGGCCGCGCATCACGACGACGAGGTCCTTGGCTGCGGGGGGACCATGGCCCGACTGGCAGAAGCCGGGCATCCAGTGGTCTCGGCCGTGCTCGGGCAGGGCGCGGTTTGTCGCGAGTCGGCCATGGACGCGTCCGAACGGGAGGCCGTCGAGGCCATGATGGCCCGCCAGGCCGCCGCCGCCGCGCGCGTCCTCGGAGCGAAGTTCGTGCAGACGGGCATGTTCCCGGACAACGCCTTCGACTCGGTTCCGCTGCTGGACATTGTCCGCTGCGTGGAGTCCGTGATCGAACGGGTCCGGCCGCAGCTCATCCTTACGCACCACGGCGGGGACCTGAACGTGGACCATCGTCTGACCGCCAGGGCTGTGCAGACGGCCGCTCGTCCGCTGCCGGGGAGTGGCGTGCGGACCATCTTGGCCTTCGAGGTGCTCTCATCCACGGAATGGACCCCCGTCGAGGAGCCGGGATTCAGGCCGGACGTCTTCGTGGACGTGGCCGCGCGCCTGGACCGGAAGATCGAGGCCATGGGCTGCTACGAGAGTGAATTGCAGGCGTTTCCCCACCCCCGTTCCGAGGGGGGGATCCGCCATCTGGCCGGGTTCCGGGGCGGGTCGGCCGGGCTGGCTGCGGCCGAGGGGTTCGCACTGGTCCGCTCCGTGCCCGTTTTCGGCTTCAGCAAGGCGGAGGAGGGCGTCTGA
- a CDS encoding acyltransferase, whose product MLRRTFPGVTFGALVQVLGLDGVSIGEGTLVGDGTWLNVCSRATGSAISVGRCVQLGRYGMFNSGGSISIGDYCLFGPHVVVSNADHVIDDVTRPYVDQGAHLGGRTVIGDNCWIAANVCILGSLEIGRGSVIGAGSVIARDVPPFAVVAGNPGRVAKLYNPLSERWERVASEVERAVIFEARERAPLPDAETYRRQLAERSATRTLPPEFAGNGVCY is encoded by the coding sequence ATGCTGCGTAGGACTTTTCCGGGGGTGACCTTCGGCGCGCTGGTCCAGGTCCTGGGCCTGGACGGGGTGTCCATCGGCGAGGGGACGCTCGTGGGCGACGGGACGTGGCTCAACGTCTGCTCCCGGGCCACGGGCAGCGCCATCTCGGTAGGCCGGTGCGTTCAGCTCGGCCGGTACGGCATGTTCAACTCGGGCGGGTCGATTTCGATCGGTGACTACTGCCTGTTTGGCCCCCATGTGGTCGTCTCCAACGCGGACCACGTCATTGACGACGTCACCCGGCCCTACGTGGACCAGGGAGCGCATCTGGGCGGGCGGACGGTCATCGGCGACAACTGCTGGATCGCGGCCAATGTCTGCATCCTCGGCAGCCTGGAAATTGGGCGGGGCAGCGTGATCGGCGCGGGCAGCGTGATCGCCCGCGACGTGCCCCCGTTTGCCGTGGTCGCGGGCAATCCGGGACGGGTGGCCAAGCTCTACAATCCGCTCTCCGAGCGGTGGGAGCGGGTGGCCAGCGAGGTCGAGCGCGCTGTGATTTTCGAGGCCCGGGAACGGGCCCCGCTGCCCGATGCGGAGACCTACCGGCGCCAGTTGGCCGAACGGAGCGCGACAAGGACCCTGCCCCCGGAATTCGCGGGCAACGGCGTCTGCTATTAG
- a CDS encoding radical SAM/SPASM domain-containing protein: protein MKLFEVEIETHTVCNARCRYCAYPGMARAVGNKFMEPELFDRILEELDFARADLERIHLHHVNEPFVNKDMPLLVAKARKAFPEKRVGFSTNAILMTPERAEAVLKAGLNILYITIPSSDPEAYAHIMGVKADVGRVMDNAMTFISMAGPDVRIVVRSPLGFDAGLNERFGHLDNIVMEHVPLSDRLGKVDADLLDGRPVRRPGEPIPCTRSWMFNSLVILHNGDVPLCCNDQEHTFIVGDIRDRSVEALWTSERYKKVRRWMRGQGRPADIPCNVCEYGSKGGGA, encoded by the coding sequence ATGAAGCTTTTTGAAGTGGAGATAGAAACCCATACCGTGTGCAACGCGCGCTGCCGTTATTGCGCCTATCCGGGCATGGCTCGGGCCGTGGGCAACAAGTTCATGGAGCCGGAACTTTTCGACAGAATCCTGGAGGAATTGGATTTCGCCCGCGCCGACCTGGAGCGCATCCATCTGCACCATGTCAACGAGCCCTTTGTGAACAAGGACATGCCGCTTCTGGTGGCCAAGGCCAGGAAGGCGTTTCCCGAGAAGCGCGTGGGGTTTTCCACCAACGCCATCCTGATGACGCCGGAGCGGGCCGAGGCTGTGCTCAAGGCCGGGCTGAACATTCTGTATATCACCATTCCGAGCAGCGATCCCGAGGCCTACGCCCACATCATGGGCGTCAAGGCGGACGTGGGCCGGGTCATGGACAACGCCATGACCTTCATCAGCATGGCCGGGCCGGACGTGCGCATCGTGGTCCGCAGCCCGCTGGGGTTCGACGCGGGGCTGAACGAACGCTTCGGCCACCTGGACAACATCGTCATGGAGCACGTCCCCCTGTCCGACCGGCTGGGCAAGGTCGACGCGGATCTGCTGGACGGCAGGCCCGTCCGGCGGCCCGGCGAGCCGATTCCCTGCACCCGGTCGTGGATGTTCAACTCGCTGGTCATCCTGCACAACGGCGATGTGCCCCTGTGCTGCAACGACCAGGAGCACACGTTCATCGTGGGCGATATCCGGGACAGGAGCGTCGAGGCCCTGTGGACTTCGGAGCGTTACAAAAAGGTCCGGCGGTGGATGCGCGGCCAGGGCCGCCCGGCGGATATCCCCTGCAACGTCTGCGAGTACGGCAGCAAAGGCGGTGGGGCGTAA
- a CDS encoding class I SAM-dependent methyltransferase → MATTKPDLRTRVRRFYHHIRTNWPWTLYQRAGINNLVTNRKLYPVEGGDGEPCRLVRADYDALLALDVMERFRKYPFVFDKVLEYAVSIRLLGLEPGKVLLDAAGGFGEYAAAALELCGLERVYCLDAVRLPDRGDGVERLVGDVSAIPLPDASLDAISCHHSFEHFQGEADVAFIREIGRVLRPGGRACIIPFFLCNRYAEIRNVRGRALFDPKAMAVYDPFGTFPGWGPFERFARVYDRQAFEGRLLPAAEGRLDVSVHPVFFESEPCPDMSRNHHQPRLNGLLKALILTRRV, encoded by the coding sequence ATGGCGACGACGAAACCGGACCTGCGCACACGGGTGCGCCGCTTTTATCATCATATCAGGACCAATTGGCCGTGGACCCTGTACCAGCGCGCGGGCATCAACAACCTGGTCACCAACCGCAAGCTTTATCCCGTGGAGGGCGGTGACGGCGAACCGTGTCGCCTGGTCCGCGCCGATTACGACGCCCTGCTCGCCCTGGACGTCATGGAGCGCTTCAGGAAATACCCCTTCGTGTTCGACAAGGTCCTGGAATACGCGGTCAGCATCCGCCTGCTCGGGCTTGAGCCCGGCAAGGTCCTGCTGGATGCGGCGGGCGGCTTCGGCGAGTACGCGGCTGCGGCCCTGGAGTTGTGCGGCCTGGAGCGGGTCTACTGCCTGGATGCGGTCAGGCTGCCCGACCGGGGCGACGGCGTGGAGCGCCTGGTGGGCGACGTTTCGGCCATTCCGCTGCCCGACGCCTCCCTGGACGCGATCAGCTGCCATCACTCCTTCGAGCATTTTCAAGGTGAGGCCGACGTGGCCTTCATCCGGGAGATAGGGCGGGTGCTCCGTCCCGGTGGACGGGCCTGCATCATCCCGTTTTTTCTGTGCAACCGCTACGCCGAAATCCGCAATGTGCGCGGCAGGGCCCTGTTCGATCCCAAGGCCATGGCGGTCTACGACCCCTTCGGGACCTTCCCTGGCTGGGGGCCGTTCGAGCGGTTCGCCCGGGTCTACGACCGGCAGGCCTTCGAAGGGCGCCTGCTGCCCGCAGCCGAGGGGCGGCTCGACGTCTCGGTCCACCCCGTGTTCTTCGAGTCCGAGCCATGCCCGGACATGAGCCGCAACCATCACCAGCCCAGGCTCAACGGCCTGCTGAAGGCGCTGATCCTGACCCGGAGGGTGTGA
- a CDS encoding TylF/MycF/NovP-related O-methyltransferase gives MSKDLTGIAVNEEDMVTYLRERGYVVEKVVGPGEIPDRNNYRPYVNPWTTFLPWVGREDVFSLHRELAEKGAASLVGSDRMWTLRTCLEQVATLDGEVWEMGVYKGGTGLLFKKELLRLHPDDTPRLRLFDTFEGMPEVEAEVDCHQKGDFDDTSLETVRRVVGDDEFIRYHQGFIPATFAGLDGYRIKLAHVDVDIHRSVLDCCEFVYPRLVPGGAMVFDDYGIHTCPGARRAVDEYFGDKPECPLILPTGQAVVFRLP, from the coding sequence GTGAGCAAGGACCTGACAGGCATCGCCGTCAACGAGGAAGACATGGTCACCTATCTCCGGGAGCGGGGTTACGTGGTGGAAAAGGTCGTCGGCCCCGGTGAGATTCCGGACCGGAACAACTACCGGCCCTATGTCAACCCGTGGACGACCTTCCTGCCTTGGGTGGGCCGCGAGGACGTGTTCAGCCTGCACCGCGAGCTGGCCGAGAAGGGGGCCGCATCCCTGGTGGGCTCGGACCGCATGTGGACCTTGCGCACCTGCCTTGAGCAGGTCGCCACCCTTGACGGCGAGGTCTGGGAGATGGGCGTGTACAAGGGCGGCACCGGGCTGCTGTTCAAAAAGGAGCTGCTGCGCCTGCACCCGGACGACACGCCTCGGCTGCGCCTGTTCGACACCTTCGAGGGCATGCCCGAGGTGGAGGCCGAGGTGGACTGCCACCAAAAGGGCGACTTCGACGACACCTCCCTGGAGACCGTGCGCCGCGTGGTGGGCGATGACGAATTCATTCGCTACCACCAGGGCTTCATTCCCGCGACCTTCGCCGGGCTGGATGGTTACCGGATCAAGCTGGCCCACGTGGACGTGGACATCCACCGGAGCGTCCTGGACTGCTGCGAGTTCGTCTACCCGAGGCTGGTTCCCGGCGGCGCGATGGTCTTCGACGACTACGGCATCCACACCTGTCCCGGCGCGCGTCGGGCCGTGGACGAATATTTCGGGGACAAGCCCGAATGCCCGCTGATCCTGCCCACGGGGCAGGCCGTGGTCTTCAGATTGCCCTGA
- a CDS encoding glycosyltransferase family 9 protein produces the protein MDGTLTIKRTHGLGNVLLLLPVLELLRDRGESVRLLTRLEWVGAVAALVPGVKVQLLEGPLPAGAVDLDVMTLSIKPVEHRTLELARLLGIDGDIPARRYTVPEAWGRPFDSLAGCVILAPEAGHPARQWAWKYVRELAASLTGSPLVLTGTAPSREVVCDRDLRGELDLAGMLGLLSRASAVVTLDSGTLHMATSLGVPSVAVFGGVNPRFRVRESQRAVVLQADMACAPCDKNETCDGRVPCLQRLRPEHVLDALRALDGCRGLEIRRI, from the coding sequence ATGGACGGGACCCTGACCATAAAACGCACCCACGGCTTGGGCAATGTGCTGCTCCTGCTGCCGGTCCTGGAATTGCTGCGGGACCGGGGCGAGTCCGTCCGGTTGCTGACCCGTCTCGAGTGGGTCGGAGCCGTGGCCGCGCTCGTGCCGGGGGTGAAGGTCCAGCTTCTGGAAGGCCCGCTCCCCGCCGGGGCCGTCGACCTGGACGTCATGACCCTGTCCATCAAGCCGGTGGAGCACCGGACCCTGGAGCTGGCCCGGCTGCTCGGGATCGACGGCGACATTCCGGCCCGCAGATACACGGTCCCCGAGGCTTGGGGCAGGCCGTTCGACAGCCTGGCCGGATGCGTCATCCTCGCCCCCGAAGCGGGACATCCCGCCCGGCAGTGGGCGTGGAAATACGTCCGCGAGCTGGCTGCGAGCCTGACCGGCTCCCCTCTGGTCCTGACCGGGACGGCCCCCTCGCGGGAGGTGGTCTGCGACCGCGACCTGCGTGGTGAACTCGATCTGGCCGGGATGCTCGGCCTGCTCTCGCGGGCCTCGGCGGTCGTGACCCTGGATTCCGGCACCCTGCACATGGCCACCAGCCTCGGCGTGCCGAGCGTGGCCGTGTTCGGTGGTGTGAACCCGCGTTTTCGGGTGCGCGAGAGCCAGCGCGCGGTGGTCCTGCAGGCAGACATGGCCTGCGCCCCCTGCGACAAGAACGAGACGTGCGACGGGCGTGTGCCCTGCCTGCAGCGGCTGCGGCCGGAGCACGTTCTGGACGCCCTGCGCGCCCTGGACGGCTGTCGCGGCCTGGAAATACGAAGGATATAG
- a CDS encoding glycosyltransferase family 4 protein, protein MSKHLLIVPERWEHHIVQSSIDYMLEFLDGYTLFDEPEGELSKLPPDFFRSQGMVPNLRTAYAERSFRRELSLIARLAGESGTLVHFLNGESATYLTPRHKNGNTVLATYHQPPAFMEEIIPDKSHYPLHDGVIVIAPNQIDYFESITGKGKVHLVPLGVEPAFFPFGRPQQRVPRVLFVGNWLRDFPTLVGAISRIRAEAPEVEVVCVTPEKNHPLFDGLGLRLLTGIPTDDLLELYRTSSAFLFPVADCTGNTALLEAMCSGLPVVTNRKVLETGYVNEESALVVDDGDAAAMARHCLDLARDARFRRQRSEAANQWVADRFNWRRVAEIQKDVYARFGWQG, encoded by the coding sequence ATGAGCAAGCATCTGCTGATCGTCCCGGAGCGCTGGGAACACCACATCGTCCAGTCGAGCATCGACTACATGCTCGAATTCCTCGACGGCTACACCCTGTTCGACGAACCCGAGGGCGAGCTGTCCAAACTCCCGCCCGACTTCTTCCGCTCCCAGGGCATGGTCCCCAATCTGCGCACGGCGTATGCGGAGCGCTCGTTCCGCCGCGAGCTGTCCCTGATAGCCCGCCTGGCCGGGGAATCCGGCACCCTGGTACATTTCCTGAACGGGGAGTCCGCGACCTACCTGACCCCGCGCCACAAGAACGGCAACACGGTCCTGGCCACCTACCACCAGCCGCCCGCTTTCATGGAAGAAATCATTCCGGACAAGTCGCACTACCCGCTGCACGACGGGGTCATCGTCATCGCGCCCAACCAGATCGACTATTTCGAGTCCATCACCGGCAAGGGCAAGGTCCACCTGGTCCCTCTGGGCGTAGAGCCCGCCTTCTTCCCCTTTGGCCGGCCGCAACAGCGCGTCCCGCGCGTCCTGTTCGTTGGCAACTGGCTGCGCGACTTCCCCACGCTGGTGGGCGCGATCTCGCGCATCAGGGCCGAAGCCCCCGAGGTCGAGGTCGTCTGCGTCACGCCGGAAAAGAACCACCCCCTGTTTGACGGCCTGGGCTTGCGGCTGCTGACCGGCATTCCCACCGACGACCTGCTGGAGCTGTATCGGACTTCGTCCGCGTTCCTCTTTCCCGTGGCCGACTGCACCGGCAACACCGCGCTGCTGGAGGCCATGTGCTCCGGCCTGCCCGTGGTCACCAACCGGAAGGTGCTGGAGACCGGCTACGTCAACGAGGAGAGTGCCCTGGTTGTGGACGATGGCGATGCCGCGGCGATGGCCCGCCACTGCCTGGACTTGGCCCGCGACGCCCGTTTCCGCAGGCAGCGGAGCGAGGCGGCCAACCAGTGGGTCGCGGACCGGTTCAACTGGCGGCGGGTGGCCGAGATCCAGAAGGACGTCTACGCTCGATTCGGCTGGCAGGGGTAG
- a CDS encoding glycosyltransferase, with protein sequence MRVLLISDTEAKGGAAIAAARMACALGKAGHEVGMVVNDPQEGLPAGPWQRYVVRAEESIPWNRVPDASLEAEALGGLERTLNEFSPDAVSVHNIHGGARVGWSVDLVRLCAGRVPTVWTLHDTWSFTGRCAYLDGCSLFRDGCDERCPTTGEYPFLRPGGVSAEFSRKAGVLRVSPGLAAAAPSRWMAELAACGLWRGREVRLLPNCLDTAAYAPGDRAEARRALGLAVEGRVLLLCAANFGDPRKGVGMAREALKRLGAPLTLLVMGRADDLPDLPGVTVKRLGFVADQARQIMAYRAADAMLHPALQDNLPNTVLESLACGTPVAGFDVGGMGDLVLDGLTGRLAASVTPEGLAEAAIDCLERSETLGAAGRAHVLEQFSEAWMAARWTALIQTLQGGAA encoded by the coding sequence GTGCGGGTGCTGTTGATTTCCGACACCGAAGCCAAGGGCGGGGCCGCCATCGCCGCTGCCCGTATGGCCTGTGCCCTGGGCAAGGCGGGCCACGAGGTCGGCATGGTTGTCAACGACCCGCAGGAGGGGCTCCCGGCTGGTCCGTGGCAGCGGTATGTGGTCCGGGCCGAGGAGAGCATCCCCTGGAACCGGGTCCCCGACGCGTCCCTGGAGGCCGAGGCCCTGGGCGGACTGGAGCGGACGCTCAACGAATTTTCCCCGGACGCGGTCTCGGTACACAACATCCACGGCGGGGCGCGGGTGGGCTGGTCCGTGGACCTGGTTCGGCTGTGCGCCGGGCGGGTCCCCACGGTTTGGACCCTGCACGACACCTGGAGTTTCACCGGGCGCTGCGCCTACCTGGACGGCTGTTCCCTGTTCAGGGACGGTTGCGACGAGCGCTGCCCGACCACCGGGGAATATCCGTTCCTGCGGCCGGGCGGGGTGTCGGCTGAATTTTCCCGCAAGGCCGGGGTGCTGCGGGTATCCCCCGGGCTGGCGGCGGCCGCGCCGTCTCGTTGGATGGCCGAGCTGGCCGCTTGCGGGTTGTGGCGTGGGCGTGAGGTGCGGCTACTGCCCAACTGCCTGGACACGGCGGCCTACGCCCCCGGCGACCGGGCCGAGGCCCGCCGTGCCCTGGGGCTGGCCGTGGAGGGCAGGGTGCTGCTCCTGTGCGCCGCGAATTTCGGCGACCCGCGCAAGGGCGTGGGCATGGCCCGGGAAGCCCTGAAACGGCTGGGCGCCCCCCTGACGCTGCTGGTCATGGGGCGGGCCGATGACTTGCCGGACCTGCCGGGCGTGACCGTCAAGCGGCTCGGCTTCGTGGCCGATCAGGCGCGTCAGATCATGGCCTACAGGGCGGCGGACGCTATGCTCCACCCGGCCCTGCAGGACAACCTGCCCAATACGGTGCTGGAGTCCCTGGCCTGCGGCACCCCGGTGGCGGGCTTCGATGTCGGCGGCATGGGCGATCTGGTCTTGGACGGGTTGACCGGCAGGCTGGCCGCAAGCGTCACGCCCGAAGGGCTGGCCGAGGCCGCGATCGACTGCCTGGAGCGTAGCGAGACTCTGGGCGCGGCCGGGCGGGCCCATGTGCTGGAACAGTTTTCCGAGGCGTGGATGGCGGCCCGCTGGACAGCATTGATCCAAACGCTGCAGGGAGGAGCGGCATGA